In Blautia wexlerae DSM 19850, a single window of DNA contains:
- a CDS encoding phosphodiester glycosidase family protein, producing the protein MKRKLPFRKVAVFLILALFLTAGISMRAVTVNAATYVKQDRTSVSITSGKTGWQKIGGDYYFYNSKGRLICGSFKYKGYYYYSIANGKRFTGWMKRSGNKYYYNRKNGAMFRNRWATGDKYTYYFNKSGVAIASQWLTQDGKKYYFLSNSTMAKGWQKIGGYYYYFSKKTGVLATNTWVGNYYVNSKGQRVKASDSKPTVSQSGNTYTYKSNTLNIKLERRSVHGISYWVAHIKISSAKQLKSALSNGTYGGSRQTTSDAVASNGGIIGVNGSAFDYGTGKPSPLGMCIKNGIIYGDYMTSYSVMAVKKDGTIYTPAQGLMGKNLLAAGVKDTYNFGPVLIKDGEAQLPWAETEKYYPRTAVGMVKPNDYVLLVTDTGSYNGLNHWDMVNIFKSYGCTYAYNLDGGGSATLYFNGKVMNKLIGNTQRPCADFLYFTR; encoded by the coding sequence ATGAAAAGAAAATTACCATTCAGAAAAGTGGCGGTATTTCTGATACTGGCATTATTTCTGACAGCAGGCATCAGTATGCGTGCAGTTACCGTAAATGCGGCTACATATGTAAAACAGGACAGAACCTCTGTCAGCATCACATCAGGGAAAACCGGCTGGCAGAAAATAGGCGGGGATTATTACTTCTATAATTCCAAAGGTCGTCTGATCTGTGGATCTTTCAAATACAAGGGCTATTATTACTATAGTATTGCCAACGGTAAACGATTTACCGGCTGGATGAAACGTTCCGGCAACAAATACTATTATAATCGCAAAAATGGTGCCATGTTCCGTAATCGCTGGGCTACAGGAGATAAATATACCTATTACTTTAATAAATCCGGTGTGGCGATCGCCAGTCAATGGCTCACCCAGGATGGAAAAAAGTATTATTTCCTCAGCAATTCCACAATGGCAAAAGGCTGGCAGAAAATAGGCGGATATTATTACTATTTCAGCAAAAAAACAGGAGTGCTTGCGACAAATACCTGGGTTGGCAACTATTATGTCAACAGCAAAGGCCAGCGCGTGAAAGCATCAGACTCCAAACCAACAGTCAGCCAGAGCGGAAACACCTATACTTATAAAAGCAACACTTTAAATATTAAGCTGGAACGCAGATCAGTTCATGGAATTTCCTACTGGGTAGCGCATATAAAGATATCCAGTGCCAAACAGCTGAAATCTGCCCTCTCAAACGGAACTTACGGCGGATCTCGCCAGACAACATCTGATGCAGTAGCCTCAAATGGCGGCATTATCGGAGTAAATGGCAGTGCTTTTGACTACGGAACAGGAAAACCATCTCCGCTCGGTATGTGCATCAAGAACGGAATCATCTATGGTGACTATATGACAAGCTATTCTGTCATGGCAGTAAAGAAAGATGGAACTATTTATACTCCGGCACAGGGACTTATGGGAAAAAATCTTCTTGCAGCCGGTGTAAAAGATACATATAATTTTGGTCCGGTTCTTATTAAAGATGGCGAAGCCCAGCTTCCATGGGCTGAAACAGAAAAATATTATCCACGTACAGCGGTAGGAATGGTAAAGCCCAACGATTATGTACTCCTTGTAACAGATACCGGCAGCTATAATGGTCTTAATCACTGGGATATGGTGAATATTTTCAAATCCTACGGCTGTACTTATGCTTACAACCTGGATGGAGGCGGTTCTGCAACCCTGTACTTTAATGGAAAAGTAATGAATAAACTTATCGGCAATACTCAGCGTCCATGCGCAGACTTCCTTTATTTCACCCGATAA
- a CDS encoding DUF2971 domain-containing protein yields the protein MIVYHYCSLESLNSILKNRSLRLTNILKSNDSMEISWICRYYDAEFKRAYENASDLFRSKISSERLMGYVKLFTDEFFNENHADFRYYVTCFSYQNDLLSQWRGYADDGRGAAIGFDLDVLKEVVTVSPEISKPSIVSLHKISYSETEQREVVHQIVHELVDEIEKILQKEEQCRESIEEKQDYEIEVLDKVMNCFEKKFLKLFQESVYMKNPFFREESEIRLCEFSPKQFLMGREVELSLGARLYNYSYYVKESQLISYVDFDFSDCLDQLIKELVIGPKCLMSERDMEYYLTTLGLSNCRVKKSHGTYR from the coding sequence ATGATCGTATATCACTATTGCAGTTTAGAATCATTGAATTCTATTTTGAAAAATCGTTCCCTCCGTCTGACAAATATCCTGAAATCCAATGATTCCATGGAGATCAGCTGGATCTGCAGGTATTATGACGCAGAATTTAAAAGAGCTTATGAAAATGCTTCAGATTTATTCAGATCAAAGATTTCATCAGAGAGATTGATGGGATATGTGAAACTGTTTACAGATGAATTTTTCAATGAAAATCATGCAGACTTCAGATATTATGTAACCTGTTTTTCGTATCAGAATGATCTGCTTAGTCAGTGGCGGGGATATGCGGATGACGGGCGCGGAGCTGCCATCGGATTTGACCTGGATGTATTAAAAGAAGTTGTAACGGTTTCTCCGGAGATTTCAAAGCCGTCAATTGTGTCATTACATAAGATCAGTTATTCTGAAACAGAGCAGAGAGAAGTTGTACATCAGATAGTGCATGAATTGGTTGATGAAATCGAGAAGATATTACAGAAAGAAGAACAATGTCGGGAAAGCATTGAGGAGAAGCAGGATTATGAGATAGAAGTACTGGATAAAGTCATGAACTGTTTTGAGAAAAAGTTTTTGAAATTATTTCAGGAATCTGTTTACATGAAAAATCCGTTTTTCAGAGAGGAAAGCGAAATCCGATTGTGCGAGTTTTCGCCGAAACAGTTTCTGATGGGAAGAGAAGTTGAACTTTCTCTCGGTGCACGTTTATATAACTATTCCTACTATGTAAAAGAAAGTCAGCTGATATCTTATGTGGATTTTGATTTTTCAGATTGCCTTGACCAGCTGATAAAGGAACTCGTTATAGGGCCAAAGTGTCTGATGTCAGAGAGAGACATGGAATATTATCTGACAACGCTCGGTCTGTCGAATTGTCGGGTAAAGAAATCGCATGGGACATATCGGTAA
- a CDS encoding YitT family protein yields MKELNLKHEAKRYGCAVLAATIMALNIKTFVRAGGLFPGGFTGLTLLIQNIFQTFMGIAVPYTLINVLLNSIPVFIGLKFIGKKFTISSVCVIVLSGLLTDIIPSQPITYDTLLISIFGGLINGFCISLCLIGNTSTGGTDFIAIYFSEKNGRDIWNYILCGNAVILTVAGLLFGWDRALYSIIFQFTSTQVIQMLHQRYKKHTLFIITKEPYQIYEEIFKLTNHTATRFEGIGCYTDEKTSMIYSVVSTEEAKYLVKKVHEIDPKAFVNIIKTDYINGRFYQKTDY; encoded by the coding sequence ATGAAGGAACTTAATTTAAAACATGAAGCCAAGCGTTACGGCTGTGCGGTTCTGGCTGCAACGATCATGGCGTTGAATATTAAGACATTTGTTCGTGCAGGCGGTCTTTTTCCGGGAGGATTTACAGGACTTACTCTGCTGATCCAGAACATTTTTCAGACATTTATGGGGATTGCAGTTCCATATACGCTGATTAATGTACTGCTGAACTCTATTCCTGTATTTATTGGTCTGAAATTTATCGGAAAGAAATTTACGATAAGTTCTGTCTGTGTGATCGTGCTTTCTGGTCTGCTTACGGATATTATTCCCAGTCAGCCGATCACTTATGATACATTGCTGATCAGTATCTTTGGCGGTTTGATCAATGGCTTCTGTATCAGTCTCTGTCTGATCGGTAATACCAGTACAGGTGGAACGGACTTTATTGCGATTTATTTTTCCGAGAAAAATGGCAGGGATATCTGGAATTATATCCTGTGTGGAAATGCAGTGATCCTGACTGTGGCAGGTTTACTTTTTGGATGGGACAGGGCACTTTACTCTATTATCTTTCAGTTTACCTCTACTCAGGTGATTCAGATGCTGCATCAGAGATATAAGAAGCATACGCTGTTCATCATTACGAAGGAGCCGTATCAGATTTATGAAGAGATTTTCAAGCTTACCAACCATACGGCAACACGTTTCGAAGGTATTGGATGTTATACAGATGAGAAGACCAGCATGATCTATTCTGTAGTTTCTACAGAAGAAGCAAAATATCTGGTAAAGAAGGTACATGAAATTGATCCGAAAGCCTTTGTGAATATTATCAAAACCGATTACATAAACGGAAGATTTTACCAGAAAACAGATTATTAA
- a CDS encoding class I SAM-dependent methyltransferase — translation MWIADGWKDYEVIDTSCGEKLERWGDYLLVRPDPQVIWDTPKVNKGWKHMNGHYHRSKKGGGEWEFFDLPEQWDIHYKGLTFNLKPFSFKHTGLFPEQAVNWDWFGNKIRNAGRPVKVLNLFAYTGGATLAAAAAGASVTHVDASKGMVTWAKENAVASGLGDALIRWLVDDCVKFVEREIRRGNHYDAIIMDPPSYGRGPKGEIWKIEDCIHDLIKLCTKILSDEPLFFLINSYTTGLAPAVLTYMLSTELKKFGGHVDSQEIGLPVSSNGLVLPCGASGRWEA, via the coding sequence ATGTGGATCGCAGATGGATGGAAAGATTATGAGGTTATTGATACTTCCTGTGGGGAGAAGCTGGAGCGTTGGGGGGATTATCTTCTGGTGAGGCCGGATCCGCAGGTTATATGGGATACGCCGAAGGTGAATAAGGGCTGGAAGCATATGAACGGGCATTATCACAGAAGTAAGAAGGGCGGCGGTGAATGGGAGTTTTTTGATCTGCCCGAGCAGTGGGATATTCATTATAAGGGACTTACCTTTAATTTGAAACCATTTAGTTTTAAGCATACCGGGCTTTTTCCGGAACAGGCGGTGAATTGGGACTGGTTTGGCAATAAGATCCGCAATGCGGGACGTCCGGTGAAGGTGTTGAATCTTTTTGCATATACAGGTGGTGCGACCCTGGCAGCAGCGGCAGCGGGGGCTTCTGTTACTCATGTGGATGCTTCTAAGGGTATGGTTACCTGGGCAAAGGAGAATGCGGTTGCTTCCGGTCTGGGAGATGCTCTGATCCGCTGGCTGGTGGATGACTGTGTGAAGTTTGTTGAGCGTGAGATTCGCAGAGGGAATCATTATGATGCGATCATTATGGATCCGCCTTCTTATGGACGTGGACCGAAGGGGGAGATCTGGAAGATTGAGGATTGTATCCATGACCTGATTAAGCTGTGTACAAAGATTCTCAGTGATGAGCCTCTGTTTTTCCTGATCAATTCCTATACAACAGGTCTGGCACCTGCAGTTCTTACTTATATGTTGTCTACTGAATTGAAAAAGTTCGGCGGGCATGTGGACTCTCAGGAGATCGGGCTTCCGGTAAGCTCTAACGGACTGGTTCTTCCATGTGGTGCTTCTGGAAGATGGGAGGCGTAG
- a CDS encoding ABC transporter permease subunit, whose translation MKANVQKKKITGNGFLLLITIALFVVMYVAGMIVFADKGFAKPQMFLNLFVSNAGLLVIACGLTIVMITGGIDISVGSVTALVCMVLADLMENKGVNAYAAVLVALLIGVAFGIVQGFLVAYLDIQPFIVTLAGMFFGRGLTAIISTDMISIKNELFLKWANYRFYMPFGSTSKKGKFIPAYIPPTVVIALIVVILIAVLLKYRKFGRKLYAIGGSRQSALMMGLNVKKTIFNAYVLDGFLAGLGGFLFCLNSCAGFVEQAKGLEMDAISSAVIGGTLLSGGVGTPIGTLFGVLIKGTISSLITTQGTLSSWWTRIILSALLCFFIVIQSVVASMKKKAK comes from the coding sequence ATGAAAGCAAATGTACAGAAAAAGAAAATAACGGGAAATGGCTTCCTGCTTCTGATCACAATCGCATTATTTGTAGTAATGTATGTTGCAGGTATGATTGTTTTTGCTGATAAAGGTTTTGCAAAACCTCAGATGTTTCTGAACCTGTTTGTATCTAATGCGGGTCTTCTGGTTATTGCGTGTGGTCTTACAATCGTTATGATCACCGGTGGTATTGATATTTCCGTAGGTTCTGTTACTGCACTTGTATGTATGGTTCTTGCAGACCTTATGGAGAACAAAGGTGTGAACGCATATGCAGCAGTTTTAGTTGCACTGCTTATTGGTGTTGCTTTTGGTATTGTTCAGGGATTTCTGGTAGCTTATCTGGATATCCAGCCATTCATCGTTACTCTGGCAGGTATGTTCTTCGGACGTGGTCTGACAGCTATCATCAGTACTGATATGATTTCTATCAAGAATGAGTTATTCCTGAAATGGGCAAATTACCGTTTCTATATGCCTTTTGGTTCAACCAGTAAGAAGGGTAAATTTATTCCGGCTTATATTCCGCCGACAGTTGTGATTGCTCTGATTGTTGTAATTCTGATCGCGGTTCTTCTGAAATATCGTAAGTTTGGACGTAAGCTTTATGCGATCGGCGGTAGCCGTCAGAGTGCATTAATGATGGGTCTGAATGTTAAGAAAACTATTTTTAATGCTTATGTTCTGGATGGTTTTCTTGCAGGCCTTGGTGGCTTCCTGTTCTGTTTGAACAGTTGTGCAGGTTTCGTTGAGCAGGCAAAGGGTCTTGAGATGGATGCAATTTCATCAGCGGTTATTGGTGGTACGCTTCTTTCAGGTGGTGTTGGTACTCCGATTGGTACTTTGTTTGGTGTGTTGATTAAGGGTACGATTTCCAGTTTGATTACTACTCAGGGTACTTTGTCAAGCTGGTGGACAAGAATTATTCTTTCTGCGTTGCTTTGTTTCTTTATTGTTATTCAGTCTGTTGTGGCTTCTATGAAGAAGAAAGCGAAATAA
- a CDS encoding ABC transporter permease, translating into MNKSKLKKITSARLFLPIVCLIAVLLLNVIRTPDFFNVSIRNGVLYGYIVDVINRASELVILAIGMTLVTAASGGQDISVGAIMAVAAAVCCQILSGGQVSVNDYQNPVILAVIAALLASALCGAFNGFLVSKLNIQPMVATLILYTAGRGIAQLITNGQITYIRVDSFKMAGGYIGKCPIPTPIFFAIITVVIVYLILKKTALGLYIESVGINGKAARLVGLNSTMIKFLTYVICGVLAGIAGIVASSRIYSADANNIGLNLEMDAILAVALGGNFLGGGKFSLIGSVIGAYTIQALTTTLYAMNVKADQLPVYKAIVVVIIVTLQSDVFKKYIANLKAKRSVAAEGGQK; encoded by the coding sequence ATGAATAAGAGTAAATTAAAGAAAATAACAAGTGCACGTCTGTTTCTTCCTATTGTGTGTCTGATTGCAGTACTTTTGCTGAATGTGATCAGAACACCGGATTTCTTTAATGTATCAATCCGAAACGGTGTACTCTATGGTTACATTGTTGATGTTATTAACCGTGCTTCAGAGTTGGTTATCCTTGCAATCGGTATGACACTGGTAACAGCAGCTTCCGGTGGACAGGATATCAGTGTTGGTGCGATCATGGCAGTTGCAGCGGCTGTCTGCTGTCAGATTCTTTCCGGCGGACAGGTTTCTGTAAATGATTACCAGAATCCTGTGATCCTGGCTGTTATCGCAGCACTTCTTGCATCTGCATTATGTGGTGCATTTAATGGATTTCTGGTTTCCAAGCTGAATATTCAGCCAATGGTTGCAACTCTGATCCTTTACACAGCCGGTCGTGGTATTGCTCAGCTGATCACAAACGGACAGATTACTTATATTCGTGTGGATTCCTTTAAGATGGCTGGTGGATATATTGGAAAATGCCCGATTCCTACACCTATTTTCTTTGCAATCATTACAGTTGTTATTGTGTACCTGATTTTGAAGAAGACTGCTCTTGGGCTTTACATTGAAAGTGTTGGTATCAATGGAAAGGCAGCTCGTCTTGTGGGATTAAATTCTACGATGATTAAATTCCTTACCTATGTTATCTGTGGTGTACTGGCTGGTATTGCCGGTATTGTGGCATCCAGCCGTATCTACTCTGCAGATGCAAACAACATTGGTCTTAACTTGGAAATGGATGCCATCCTTGCAGTTGCGCTTGGCGGAAACTTCCTTGGTGGTGGTAAATTCAGCCTGATCGGTTCCGTAATCGGTGCCTACACTATTCAGGCTCTGACCACAACACTCTATGCGATGAACGTAAAAGCAGACCAGCTTCCTGTTTATAAGGCAATCGTAGTTGTTATCATCGTTACACTGCAGAGTGATGTATTTAAGAAATATATTGCCAACTTAAAGGCTAAAAGAAGTGTGGCAGCAGAAGGAGGTCAGAAGTAA
- a CDS encoding sugar ABC transporter ATP-binding protein, translating into MEQNVVLEMHDISKNFTGVRALSHVDFTLRKGEIHALMGENGAGKSTLIKVLTGVHEFESGTIHMAGNSNAIINHSPQEAQANGISTVYQEVNLCPNLTVAENLFIGREPRKMGMIDWKQMNERSGKLLESLDIHVPPTQMLEECSIAIQQMIAIARAVDMKCQVLILDEPTSSLDDDEVEKLFVLMRRLRDEGVGIIFVTHFLEQVYAVCDRITVLRNGELVGEYETKDLPRVMLVAKMMGKDFDDLADIKGDHKDKRITDAEPVIEAKGLSHKGTIKPFDITINKGEVIGLTGLLGSGRSELVRAIYGADKADTGTLKVKGKEVKINTPLDAMKLGMAYLPEDRKAEGIIADLSVRENIIIALQAKRGMFHPLSKKEMEDAADKYIKLLQIKTASRETPIKSLSGGNQQKVILGRWLLTNPDYLILDEPTRGIDIGTKTEIQKLVLDLADQGMAVTFISSEVEEMLRTCSRMAVLRDGQKVGELEEDELSQSGVMKAIAGGDDK; encoded by the coding sequence ATGGAACAAAATGTAGTATTGGAAATGCATGATATAAGCAAAAACTTTACAGGAGTCCGTGCCCTTTCCCATGTGGACTTTACCCTTCGAAAAGGTGAAATCCACGCACTGATGGGGGAGAATGGTGCAGGTAAATCAACACTGATCAAGGTGTTGACCGGTGTACATGAATTTGAAAGTGGAACGATTCATATGGCTGGAAACAGTAATGCCATTATTAACCACTCACCTCAGGAAGCTCAGGCAAATGGTATCAGTACAGTATATCAGGAAGTAAACCTTTGTCCCAACCTGACTGTAGCTGAGAACCTTTTTATTGGCAGAGAACCGAGAAAGATGGGAATGATAGATTGGAAGCAGATGAATGAGCGCTCAGGAAAACTTCTTGAGAGCCTGGACATTCATGTGCCGCCAACACAGATGCTGGAGGAATGTTCCATTGCGATTCAGCAGATGATCGCAATTGCCCGTGCAGTGGACATGAAGTGCCAGGTACTGATTCTCGATGAACCGACATCTTCACTGGATGATGATGAAGTTGAAAAGCTGTTTGTACTTATGAGAAGACTTCGTGACGAAGGTGTAGGTATTATCTTTGTTACGCATTTCCTTGAGCAGGTATATGCAGTCTGCGACAGGATTACAGTTCTTCGTAATGGTGAACTTGTTGGGGAATATGAGACGAAAGATCTTCCGAGAGTAATGCTGGTTGCCAAGATGATGGGTAAGGATTTTGATGATCTTGCAGATATTAAAGGCGATCATAAAGACAAGAGAATCACAGATGCAGAACCTGTAATCGAGGCAAAAGGATTATCTCATAAGGGAACGATCAAACCGTTTGATATTACCATCAATAAAGGTGAGGTTATTGGTCTTACCGGACTTCTGGGTTCCGGACGTTCTGAATTGGTTCGTGCAATTTATGGGGCGGATAAAGCTGATACAGGAACTTTAAAAGTAAAGGGAAAAGAAGTAAAGATCAATACTCCGCTGGATGCCATGAAACTTGGTATGGCATATCTTCCAGAAGACAGAAAGGCAGAAGGTATTATTGCAGATCTTTCTGTAAGAGAAAATATTATTATAGCGCTCCAGGCTAAACGCGGTATGTTCCATCCATTAAGCAAGAAAGAAATGGAGGATGCTGCTGATAAGTATATTAAATTACTGCAGATTAAGACAGCAAGTCGTGAAACCCCGATTAAGAGTCTGTCCGGTGGTAACCAGCAGAAGGTTATCCTTGGAAGATGGCTTCTGACTAATCCGGATTATCTGATTCTGGATGAGCCGACCAGAGGTATTGATATCGGTACTAAGACAGAGATTCAGAAACTGGTTCTTGATCTTGCGGATCAGGGAATGGCAGTTACATTTATCTCCTCAGAGGTTGAGGAAATGCTCCGCACCTGCTCCCGTATGGCAGTTCTTCGTGATGGCCAGAAGGTAGGGGAGCTGGAAGAGGATGAACTTTCCCAGAGCGGAGTTATGAAAGCTATTGCCGGAGGTGACGATAAATAA
- a CDS encoding ABC transporter substrate-binding protein, which translates to MKKKIVSALLTATMVCGMSVVPAVGVAAADDTITVGFSQVGAESDWRTANTESMKSTFSEENGYELIFDDAQQKQENQLTAIRNFIQQEVDYILLAPVTETGWDTVLQEAKDADIPVIIVDRMVDVSDDSLYTTWIGTDSLLEGRKAAEWLNAYTTAKGIDAKDVNIVDIQGTIGSTAQIGRSKGLEEGVDNYGWNLLAQQSGEFTQAKGQEVMESMLKQYDNINVVYCENDNEAFGAIDAIEAAGKTVGSDIANGEIMVMSFDTTNAGLTDTLAGKIACDVECNPLHGPRAEELIKALEAGEEVEKLNYVDEEIFATDDTVDKVKAVNSLDEEGEYDVTPITQEIIDGRAY; encoded by the coding sequence ATGAAGAAAAAAATCGTGTCAGCTTTATTAACAGCAACAATGGTATGCGGTATGAGCGTTGTTCCGGCAGTGGGTGTAGCAGCAGCGGACGACACAATCACAGTTGGTTTCTCACAGGTAGGTGCTGAATCTGACTGGCGTACAGCTAATACAGAATCCATGAAATCCACATTCAGCGAAGAGAACGGATATGAATTAATCTTCGACGATGCACAGCAGAAACAGGAAAACCAGTTAACAGCAATCCGTAACTTCATCCAGCAGGAAGTTGATTACATTCTTTTAGCTCCTGTAACAGAGACAGGTTGGGATACAGTTCTCCAGGAAGCTAAAGATGCTGATATTCCTGTAATCATCGTAGACCGTATGGTTGATGTATCTGATGACAGCTTATATACAACATGGATCGGAACTGACTCCTTACTCGAAGGAAGAAAAGCAGCTGAATGGCTGAATGCATACACAACAGCTAAGGGAATCGATGCAAAAGATGTTAACATCGTTGATATCCAGGGTACAATCGGATCTACAGCTCAGATTGGACGTTCTAAAGGCCTTGAAGAAGGTGTTGACAACTATGGATGGAACTTACTTGCTCAGCAGTCCGGTGAATTCACACAGGCTAAAGGACAGGAAGTTATGGAGTCCATGCTGAAACAGTATGACAATATTAATGTTGTATACTGCGAGAACGATAACGAAGCATTCGGTGCTATCGATGCTATCGAAGCAGCTGGTAAAACAGTAGGATCTGATATCGCAAACGGTGAAATCATGGTTATGTCTTTTGATACAACAAATGCTGGTTTAACAGATACATTGGCCGGCAAGATCGCATGCGATGTTGAGTGTAACCCATTACACGGACCACGTGCAGAAGAACTGATCAAAGCTCTTGAAGCTGGTGAAGAAGTTGAAAAACTGAACTATGTAGATGAAGAAATCTTTGCTACAGATGATACAGTTGATAAAGTTAAAGCTGTAAACAGTCTTGATGAAGAGGGCGAATATGACGTAACACCTATCACACAGGAAATTATTGACGGACGTGCATACTAA
- a CDS encoding sensor histidine kinase has protein sequence MKQKQEKLETKMKWMLLSTMIPMTILIIVLLVFFWHYTNEYNQLSNNLAVSSEYNANYRNSNNDMSFKDEVDMDIYYVTIGRKGKDGLPTEQVDKAISTVESLKKTTSKKESLRSLKYLTNYLENLKKRMNQLLEIKNYQERQEFVANNTEILTTLFEKEMQNYIYQEATELVQIESQLAGNVRLTIITMCAAILVATAILLRRSFRLTYSITKPISEILHNIKKVGKGEYKTINVVSADSVEIQELDAGTRKMAGRIEGLLENVRKEQEVQHMTELQLIQAQVNPHFLYNTLDTIVWLVEGGMQQDAVDMITSLSVFFRTSLSKGKDIIPLSEEKRHTLSYLEIQQSRYRDIMEFEINIPPELDEVMVPKLTLQPLAENALYHGIKNKRGKGKILIEGFNLGDDMMLRVTDNGQGMTPERLYEVQEAIRTGERAGFGLAAVSERIALYYGPGYGLKISSTEGEGTVMEVYMAKKINLDNNSR, from the coding sequence ATGAAGCAGAAACAGGAGAAGCTGGAAACAAAGATGAAGTGGATGCTTCTGAGCACTATGATCCCTATGACAATTCTGATCATAGTGCTTCTTGTTTTTTTCTGGCATTATACAAATGAATATAATCAGTTGTCTAATAATCTGGCGGTGAGTTCGGAATATAATGCAAACTATAGAAATTCCAATAATGATATGAGCTTTAAAGATGAAGTGGATATGGATATCTATTATGTGACTATCGGGCGAAAAGGTAAGGACGGGCTGCCGACAGAGCAGGTAGACAAGGCAATCAGTACTGTGGAGAGTCTGAAGAAAACCACATCAAAGAAGGAAAGCCTGCGTTCTCTGAAATATCTGACTAACTATCTGGAGAATCTTAAGAAACGGATGAATCAGCTTCTTGAGATAAAGAATTATCAGGAACGACAGGAATTTGTGGCAAATAATACAGAAATCCTGACCACGCTCTTTGAGAAAGAAATGCAGAATTATATTTATCAGGAGGCGACGGAACTGGTGCAGATAGAGTCTCAACTGGCTGGAAATGTACGTCTGACGATCATCACTATGTGTGCGGCGATTTTGGTTGCTACGGCTATTCTGTTGCGGCGTTCTTTCCGTCTGACATACAGCATTACCAAACCGATTTCTGAAATTCTCCATAATATTAAGAAGGTTGGAAAAGGAGAGTACAAAACTATTAATGTAGTATCTGCCGACAGTGTTGAAATCCAGGAGCTTGATGCCGGTACCAGAAAGATGGCAGGAAGGATTGAAGGGCTTCTTGAGAATGTGCGTAAGGAGCAGGAGGTACAGCATATGACGGAGCTGCAGCTGATCCAGGCACAGGTAAATCCGCATTTTCTGTATAATACACTGGACACTATTGTGTGGCTGGTGGAGGGTGGTATGCAGCAGGATGCAGTGGATATGATCACAAGTCTGTCTGTTTTTTTCCGCACTTCGCTTTCGAAGGGGAAGGATATCATTCCGCTGTCGGAAGAGAAACGCCACACATTGAGTTATCTGGAGATTCAGCAGTCAAGATACAGGGATATTATGGAATTTGAGATTAATATTCCGCCGGAACTGGATGAAGTGATGGTGCCGAAGCTTACTTTGCAGCCGTTAGCGGAGAATGCTCTTTATCATGGAATTAAGAATAAGCGTGGAAAAGGTAAGATTCTTATTGAAGGATTCAATCTGGGAGATGATATGATGCTGAGAGTGACTGACAATGGTCAGGGAATGACACCGGAACGTCTTTATGAAGTACAGGAAGCCATCCGCACCGGTGAACGTGCCGGGTTCGGACTTGCTGCGGTGTCAGAGAGAATTGCACTTTATTATGGTCCGGGTTATGGACTGAAGATTTCTTCTACAGAGGGAGAAGGTACGGTTATGGAAGTGTATATGGCGAAAAAAATTAACCTGGATAACAATTCAAGATAA